The following DNA comes from Peromyscus leucopus breed LL Stock unplaced genomic scaffold, UCI_PerLeu_2.1 scaffold_553, whole genome shotgun sequence.
GTAaatagttttggtttgttttggggtttgcatgaatttaggttttgttgttctttgttttgttttgctgttttttaattttttggttctttgttctttctttgattttatatttgGCTAAGGCCAAATATAATTCACACATAGGAAACCAGAATCAAGGAAGAACTCCACCCCACAAATGCCATGTTGCTGGGGATGGGATGTCATGGTGGCTCACTTGTTTATGACACTTGGTGCTCCTGCTGCAGCAGCTCTGTTGGCAGGAGGCTCTCGTCCTGAGCTGTGGACTGTTCCAGCTCATGTTGGAGATTTTCTGACCTAGAGGAGGAAATTAGTAAGGGCAGAGTCCTGGTGGGGTCTGCCATGTCACCAGTCATTCAATGATATCAGAAGAACTCAATTGGGCTGAACAGTCAACActgatctttggcagcagtcattGTTTGTACCCCTAAGGAATAAGTGTCACAGAATAGCTGGGCCTTGAATTATTTTCTGCCCTTAACAAGTATCAGATGTTCATCTGAGTACTACATGTACTGTGCTATGAGAAAGAACAGGGCTTTTTCCTACAGTCTAGAGACATCatttaaataaaagcaatagCATATTAAAGTCATACTTAACAGCACAGTGGAGATAGACAGACTGTTCATAATGAGTTTATCATCAACTacctcatttttttccttgtccaatttctgtttatttctttctagGCAGGGTTACAATATGCATCTCTGGCTGACTTGATCCATATTCTAGGATGGCTACAAAAGGCCACAGATTTCATGCCTGTGCTCCCAAAGAGcttgaattaaagacatgcaccatcacacacaACTGtccttattcctgattttaattgatattattttatttttctctccatgtTGAACAATGCTGTCACAGATTTGATATAGAAATTCAAGTTGTGTTCCTTCTATTCCTTTTTTAGAGGAATTACATGAGAAAGGATggtaaagatcatgatggggaaatttaCAGAAACTTAACCAAACTCAAAGGAACTCAGGAGATTTAGACTGACagttgtggaacctgcatgggactggactagagcCTCTACATATGGGGGTCAGGTATGTAGCTGGGTCTCCTTAAGAGGCCCCTGACAGTGTGATCAtcatctatccctggtgcatgggttgtctttttggatcccattacctatagttggacaccttgctctcgcttgataaagtggggagggacttggttctgcctcaacataatgtaccaggcttagctgtcccaccatgggagaacttaccttgttggaggaagggattaagggtggggggagaaggtgggtggggagtgggaggaggtaaGAAacgggaactgtggttggtatgtaaagtgaataaaaaataatttaaagaagacCATCTCATTTTTATACATAGACTTAATACAACTTTGCAAACTGGACAGCTGAATAAGATCATATGAAATGATCAGGCCTCCTGCCCAGAAGGCACCTTGCACCCAGGAAATATGCAAGATGGAGCCTGTCATGCTAGAGCAGCATTTCTTGAGCCGTGTGTCTGAGAACATTGTCACTGCATGGTCTCTGGCAATAAACAAAAGCAGCTGTGTTATTCTTAGGCCTACAGCTGGGAATACTACTTCCTGGTAGTCTGTTCCACAACACTCTGTGAAGGTTCTGAACAATCCTCAGCAGAGACATCTGCCTGGGTTCATCCTGCCAATGACTAAACTTATTATATTCCCAGTACACTTTACATGGGAAAAGCCCAAACAATGAAGACAGTCAGTGTTACATCAAATAGTGACAAGGGTGTGATCTCATCCCTACAGGTGATATTCctgaataaatatgtaatttcaatatggtgacacacaccttcaaatCCCATCATTTGTGATGCataagcaggcagagctctgtgagttcaaggaaagcctgcTGAGAACATACCAGAGAGATcagaagggagggatggggacACAAGTCTACAGACACAAGGATTATCAAACATACTGTTTGCTGGACAGAAGTTCTTGTTGATGGGACCAGCATAATACTCTGAGTTCTGAGTTGGTCTACCCCTGCTTGGAGCAGGGAGTCTTACTGATAAGCAAAAGCCCACGAAGGACAGAGAGCCCTGGTACAGGGGACCCAATTGGATCCATACCCCAACTTCAGCCTGGGTTCCTACCTCATCTGGGAGACAGTCAAATGATGCTGCAGCTTTATTGTCAAGTGTTTTTGCTGTGTGACCAGCTCCCTCTGCTTCAGCAAGCTCTGAagtctctcttccattctttgcTGCTCCTGTTCATTAGAAGATTGTGTTCTTAGTGGAGGGTTGAGTATAGTATAGTCAATACATTCTCACACTAGTGCAAGCACACAGAGAGGATCCCAAGAGCTTGCTGGTCACTAAGTCTCACCAAATTTCAAGCTCATGGGGACATGAGAAAGTCTGCTTCAAGTTCATAAGACAGAGACTGACAAAGAGAAACCCAGTGGTCTCCTCTAGCTGTCATCCACATGCAATATGCATGGCACTCCCACATgcctctgttacacacacacaccaccaccaccaccaccaccaccaccaccaccgagagagagatagagaaaggggTGAGACGAAAACAACAAAGTGATAGAGAAGTGATAGAGGAGCAGTTATCTTTAGAATAAGCACACCAGCCTTTAGGAAAAGTCCCAAACTCAGCTTTCCATTCTGGGAATAAAATGGCCTAGGGGAGCACACTTGCTTGGTCAGTCTAtgtagagatagatagagaatTTTTTACTCATAAACTCAAGTCTGTGTATAGCAATCCTCCCATCACAGTGACAGGTAGCTGTGTGATGAGTGATTGACCTGATTCCCCCTTTTGACTACAGCTTCAAGCAGAGCATCAGGAATTGCATACCAATGACCAAGATTCTCAGAGGAGACTCACTTCCCAGAAATACTAATGCACAGACACAGAATGAACAATTTTATGTCATGAAGTGGGTGGACGGATGGGTGTTTGGATGAGGAAAGTGATGATATAAAGCACAGGTGTCTGGAGGGGTAGACTGGGTAAGTTTACATAAGTAAATGGTGCTGGACCTAACTGTGACCCAGCTGCCTGTCCCTACCTGCTCTTGCTGGTTCTGGAGGTCACTGGTCTCTTCTTGATCCTTACTGAGCACTTGCAAGAAACCTAAGTAGTGCTTTAGCAGGACCCAATCTTCCAGTAGGTTCTCCTTCTCTTGCCTCAGCATgtccaactttttttttgagCTCTCTCTGCTCCATCAGGAGCCGGCTCTGCAGATCACTGGAAACACTCCAAATAGTAAGACCTTGCTAGCTGCCTCTGGTCACACAAGACTCCATGCCTCAACAACCCAACTCTACCCCAGGTTCACAGGAAGATGTAAACAAGAACCTTCAACAGTAATGAAAGTGGCACTTAAGACCAAAAGCAGAGAACAGTTATTTCCTGCAAGAATTAGATTATTTCTGAAAACCCCCCCAAATAACAGGAATTCATGCACTTCCATAAACAATAGGAGTACCCCACCTGTCCTAATCAGTCCACTGTCATGAGGAAACACCAGAGGGTAATGTGCAAGTACACTTGGGGAAGTAGGAGACCCAGAGGGTGCATAGATCCCATAGCAGTCAGCTCCTGCCTGACAACCCTCTGGTGATGCCAATTGCTCTTCTACCTAACCAGTGCTTCTCAGAATGTGGGTGTGAACCCTTGGGATCTAGGAGCCTTTcacaagggcattttttttttttttttttttttttttttacagtgttcTGCTGCATGTGTCTGCAGGAAGACAGATTCATTACAATGGTGACCATTGTGTAGAACAGACTCTAAGCACAGTATTAACATCTTAGCTACATTAAAatttaacagtagcaaaataaagTTAAGACATCActacaatataattttatggttggggtcatctAAACAATGAAGGAATGTATtgaagtgtcacagcattaggaaggttgataaCCACTGATCTGGAGTCTACTGAGTATGACAATATGGTGCTAGAGGAGCTAACAGTCTCTTTAACACTTAGCAAAACAGAGTAAAGAGGCCTAAGTCCAAAAGCTGCTTGCTAATGCTCTTGGCTAAGAAGCAGAAAAACTAGAAGCAGATCTGCAGACCCTGCAGtccagagacaaagaaaattgGAGTTGGCTATTGTACAGCAGTTGGGGTCTCTGTCAAGACGAGCACTTACCAAAGTAAGACTTTCTCTTTGGTCAGCTCACTGAGCTTCTGTGAGGCCTCCAAATTCTCATTCTCGAAATTCTGCAGGTCTGACATGACCTGCTGATGTTGCATCTTGAGCTTTTCATAGAAAGGATTTGGCCTGTGGTAGGGCCTGGACCCAGAAGCAAAGAATTCCATGAATATAGGCCTCAAGGATCACATAAATTCAATGTGTGTTCTATATTACTGGATTTAATGAGATGCCACAGCCTGGCTCCTATGTACTGAGACCTCCAGCTGCTTATGACACTTGCTCTTCTGGTCCCAGGCCTGCAGAGGCAGGGTGTTAAGAGGGATGCAGCTGGGACTGAATGAGCTCCCTCAGGAGTCCTGCACAGCCAGCTTGGTATGGAATTCCACGAGTCTATCACAGGTCTGGGTCTACCAGAAACTATGATGTTTCTGCTGTCTTCAAATAAGAGATTCTCATTCCAGGGTGCTTATTATGATATGGAGGCTAAAATCACATCAAGAACATTTCTGAGGATGAGACTCAATATTATGACAGCTTCATAAATTCCCCCAGGGCATTCCTAGTTGGCACCAAAGTGAACACACTGGCAAAGTGCTATGCTGCTCAAAATGGGGCTCCCAGTACACCAATGTAGACAACACCTAGATACTGAGACAAGCAACACTTCATGCTCAACCATAGACACTTGATTGCAGGGTGAAGAGggacacatatgcacaaacacacaaacacacagatacagaaagatggaggagaaggagagacagggagacagaaagagagagagtcagagagagaaactgagagaggGAAAGGTGATAGAATGCTCTCATTGAGATGCCAAATTAATACATGCGATTGTGTCATCTCAGAGAGGACCAAGAGCAGCAGACATCAGTAACAGGCCTTGGTGCCCCACATATTAAGATGTGGAACCAGGCTTCTCCAGCTGctactgaaaggaccaagcatatgccataacaggctgctcagtcttctctcagagatcaggcctcaatttcagtttcctgagacttgaacaAGCAGTCTCTGgaagggccatgaacaaaagacatagtccttgcagtagctccctttctgcatgtactctgactgctcaaggacaaagcctggggcTTGTCCAAGATGCTtccaaatgataactgtaacccccaaccagtaaattcaaaggttacacaccctcacccaatcatatgacaccaaggcttgtaccacactgcttgtggcttttctctttaaaaacccctcaccctgagatcTCAGGTCTGTCCTTCTTCACCTGGCTAGCCAGTGCATTGGACATGGACTAAGCCTGGGTTTctttgttatcaataaacccctgtgtgttttgcatctcttatcggctctgtggtggtcttgatTAGATGCAATGCAGTCACACTACGACACAGCACATGTCTTGCcaggcaagtaaaaaaaaaatcacagcattcTCACACTAGCCACCACTTGACAGGATCTCTCCAAATGTATGTTGGGAACTCACACATTACTGCCTCAATCCCTGAGTTATGTGATTCAGGCCACAGGCTCTGGTTTTCATTTGGAGGAAGCAGAACAGTCTAATGTCCCCATCTCACTCCTGCCCATATGTCAGGTTTTGCTTCAGGGAAGCATTTAGAGAAATGGTGTTGGGCAAAGGGACACCGTGAAGGTGCACCCAACCTCCCAGAAGCCCATTTCTTAGACAAAATAAACTAAGGGTGATATTGTGGAGTCAAGACAGTCACTATGGAGTTTGAAACAGTAAATACCTCTTGTCCAAGGATCCTTCGGTTACTAAGATGAGCCGATCTCTCAGGTCATTCCGTTGGGCGGTCATCTCCCGGAGCTGAGTGGTCAGACTCTCCACCTTCTGCTTCACTTGCCTCTTTGTGAGGCAGGTTGGAGTGGGTGGTGGCTTCTTGGAGGCCTCTGTGGGTAGATGAACACAAGTGAACTTGCATTGTGACAAGACATGAACAGGTCACCCTGAGACCTAAGAAGGTGTTTGAGAAAGGATGTATGCAAGCAATTCAGTGACACCCCAAAGAATTTTGCCATGGATGGAGATGCACCTGGGCATCTCACGTCTCCCACCTCTCTAACAGGAGATAGGTGTCTCAGCCAGCTGACTTCCTCTGCTCCTTTAGTACATGCTTCAGGTAACTAAGGAGAGAGCTTCCTCAGGCTTATTAACAGCTCTGGACTCTGCATTCAACTTGGTCCAGGGTTCACTAGTCTTGGCTTTAAAGCCAAGATAAAATTGACACAGTCCACAAGCACTCAGGTCATTAAAGATGCATAACTATCCTGACAGGTCACTGTAGGCACATGGCAAAAATGGAGAAGCCACACAGGGGCAGAACATGGTCACCATCCTCAACAAGACTCCACAGTGATAACATTGGATacacagggctggtgggcagTAAATAAATTAAGCCACTAAGGTTGAAGTACATTGATGACCTGCCTTTTGCTGGGCACACCACCTCCTACCCTAATACTGGCTCTTTGTCCCCTTTCAACCCCTGCCCTCCTGTAGGATGGAAAGGCAAGAGCTCCCAGCACAACAGCTTTGGCCTTACTTGCTCCTGACTTCTGGGACAGACAAATTAATCTTCTGGAATCTTTGAATTTCAGGAGCCATGACAAGCAGGGAAGTCCAGTTGGTTCCCATAGACTCCTACCTCCTGTGTCCCATCACTGGAAGATTCTGCTCAAGCCCATGTCCTGCAGGAAGATCCCAATTTCCTGCCCAGAACTTACTGTACCATCTTCTGGACCATTTCCTATTTGGTTTTTTACATGGAGGCTGAAGGCCAGcttgtgtctgcctctctctggtctctcttccctctccattctctctaCCCAATAGGCGCCTGAGTCGTGCCAACATGTTCATGGCTGAACTGTAAGGGCACTGAACCAACTGTCCAAAGGCAGTTGGTGTTGCTACAACACCCGTGACATCAGAAAACATTCTAAAGTCTCCAGGATACGATAGAATGTCTAGGCATGAGACCCCCTGATGTCACGGGGAACTGACATTGCCTCCCTGCTAATCAGATGTCTTCATAACTCGACGGAAGTCAGGTTTCCCATTCTAGGAATCTCTCCTGGGACTCAAGAGAAATCTTTCAGCACCCTTTTATTCCATAGCCAGAGATTGCTCTCTGATTGTTTGGAAATGCCTAAGTACTTCCATGTGGGAAAGAAAGTGAGTGTTCATCTCCTATTGAAAGCATATGTCGAGAAGATAACAGTATTATAGACATTGATGTGAGGTATGATTCTCCACAAGTACCTGCATCTCCTTATTATCAAGAAATGATAGACTTACTGATAACAGAAAGGATACTTTTTAGAACAACTTCCTGGTATGGAACCTACAGAAATTACTGCCAGTAGATAATATGCAGCTTATTTGATTTAAATTGATGACCACTGGCAGACTGCATTATCATGTTACACAGGATCTATAGATAAACACTACCCAGTACAtcaatttttaagagtttttgAAAATACTCAATGGGTATGACACAAAATTACATCAAAAAATCCTGTAGAGTTTGCTCTTAGTGATTTTACAGATTGCTCTTCAAAAAGATGAGGAGTATGTATTTTATACACAAATTCCTTACACTCCTCAAAATGGATAGTACCTTCTCCTGATTGTACAGCTCAACAGTAAAACCTTACTATATTCCATCAGTTTTTATTAGACATTGCTCagtcataggttttttttttaactcacttcatatatatatttgcacatgAAGGATAGAGTTATACTAAAAATGGAGGCTGCcttaacctgatagaaaagaattGTTACAAAagttttacaaattttaaaaaagtgtaatgAAGAGATGAAAATCTCTAAGCTCTATCTACTTTGTACTCTAACACACTTTATCTCTTAATTTCTTTGCCCCCTAATCTCAAAAAATAGTACCTTAAAACATATAATTTCTTTAACTTTGGATTTGTAAATTCCTGGGGCATGGTTAAAATTTGTAAAATGTATAACAAAATCAGCTGAAAACTTGTAACCAAAGGTtatcactttaaaaatttatacataGGCAGCATGTATAAAAGTTATTATTCCTACTGTCCCCTTTGGTTATTATTATATCTCCTTTATAGACTAAATAGGCAATCACAGTTCCTCAAAATATTCTGGAGAAAGATGGAATTTAATATCATGAGATATCCCTAAGGAAATATAGGTCTACTCAGGATAgaagatcctgactcaaaagatGTATGTCTAGCTACTTATGTATTTGTTAACTGTTGAACACCAggattctggaaaaaaaaattttttttttccgagatagggtttctctgtgtagctttgagcctttcctgggactgactcacttggtagtccaggctggcctcgaactcacagagatccgcctggctctgcttccagagttggaaaatttaaataagaaacaaatatgtGATTGATAAATTTGGTATATTTGAATAATAAGGCTCTTAAATACCTACAGTCTTTTTAGGCTAGCAGAAATTCACTTGAAGATATTATATCTAGCCTCTTGGTCTTTCCCAACTTTTTAAACTTTAGCTCTTTACATAAACTGAGTCATACAGGAAACTGTGATATTCTATAATGGTACACCctgaaagagtaaaaaataaaggaaagttcAATTCTATGAActgtttttatttaagttttctaTTTGAGGCTAAAGGATCTTAAGTTAAATCTTCAAtccaaatttttaaaactcaaacttATCAAGGATAAAAATTGTAAAATCCTAATTATAGAAAAAACTTCCAACTCTTTGTAAACTGTTAAACACAATTAGGTCATACAAGTTAATGATGATCACCTcgtaaataataaaattctttaaagtgCTCTAAAACTATGCTTGTAGTCATACTAATTACAaatctatttcattttacagGGAAAAGCTTCAGTTAGAATGCTGTTCATATTTTCAAGGTTAGGCCAAAAGCAATGATTAAAAATGAATGGAGTTTGTTTACACAGACAGTTTACCTTGCTGAAAGACTTTACACTGAAAGAAATAACCCTCATGGTGTGTTTCAGTGGAACTTCTCACTATTCCTTTATTTcaaggaacttgctttgtaattgGGTACATAAACAAGTAATAAATTCAATTCTATTAAAACATGACTGTAATAGTGAACTGCTCACTCATTTTTCTCCAGAGAACATAGAACAAAAAGCTTGCC
Coding sequences within:
- the LOC114702138 gene encoding disks large homolog 5-like, with the protein product MFSDVTGVVATPTAFGQLVQCPYSSAMNMLARLRRLLGRENGEGRETRERQTQAGLQPPCKKPNRKWSRRWYKASKKPPPTPTCLTKRQVKQKVESLTTQLREMTAQRNDLRDRLILVTEGSLDKRPYHRPNPFYEKLKMQHQQVMSDLQNFENENLEASQKLSELTKEKVLLW